The nucleotide window ACAAAGATAGAAACAGTCTCTGCCCTAATGAAATGGTAAAGGAGTAGCCTCCTGACACTATCATAATCATTCCCTTCTTGATCTCTGTATGATTTGGAGATATGTTTTCTTACTCCGTCTATATCCTTTTTCTGGCCTGCCTCTGCAATATCTTTTACTATGCCTTTTAATATATCTTCATCTGGCACACCCTTTGCACAGCCTGAGAAAATAAGAAGGCTAAGAAGAATAATCGCTGATCTCATAACCACCTGCTCTAATTTTTTATTTCCATTCCTTTCCAATCCTTGCGCCTATGAGTTGGCCTGCAAGAAGGGCAATAACGCTTACAGGGATAATGGCATAGCTGAAACCAAAGAGCCTTCGCAGTATAATGTTTGCAAGTATGGGTATGTATATGCACCTCGCCCATGGCCTTGAAAATCTTGTAAATCTTTTTCGGTAGAAACCAATCGGAATATTACCAAGCAGTATCAGCGACAGAAATGCAATAATGGAAAAACCTCCTGCCTCTACCATCCCGCCTCCTCTCTGATATTTTGAATCTTATTTAGAATATTCCCGCCTGCTTCTGGAGCCAACGGATATACTGAATAATCTGCTCTAACTTATCCCGGCTTATATTGGGAAGAGGCGGCATATTTCCAAATGTCCAATGGTGCGCTATTACGCCATTCTGAACCGCACGATAGAATGCCTCATCTGCATGATGATTTGGTTCATAAATTTTGTGCACCAACGGCGGCCCATTATTAGCGCCTATTCCAGCCTGACCGTGGCATAAAGCACAGTTTTTGTTGAACAAGGTTTCCCCGCCTGTCAACTCCTTGGGAAGCTTTGCCTGCGCCAAAACAAGCGCAAGATGAAGAGTTATGCTCAACAAAAATCCGCATATTGCCGCAAAAAAGATATTTTTTATCGCCATAAATTTATTCCTCCTTATAATGTAATCATAATCTCACCCAAAAAACACCTCTGCCACTTTGTATATATCCATATCAACTGTTTTTGTCTGCTTAACGCCTTCTTCAAGCGGGATGGCGACGATCTTATTTCCCTGAAGCGCAACCATCGTGCCAAAATTGCCTTCATTTATACACTCCACTGCCCTGACGCCGTATCTTGTTGCCAAAATCCTGTCGTGGGCTGTCGGGCCTCCGCCTCTCTGCAAATGACCCAGGACAACATGCCGGCTCTCCACGCCTGTTGCCTTTTCAATCTCCTTTGCAAGGAATTCGCCGATGCCGCCAAGCATAGCATGGCCGAAGGCGTCTTTTTTTGCGTCCTTTGTAATATAGCCTTCAATCCCCTTTGGCACCGCGCCTTCTGCCACAACAATTATACTAAATCCCCTTCCCTGCCTTGCCCTTTTTCTGACAATATCAGCAACATCCTTAACCTCAAATGGCTTTTCAGGGATAAGTATCATATCCGCGCCGCCTGCAAGACCGCCATATACGGCAATCCATCCTGCGTGTCTCCCCATCACTTCAACAACCATTGCCCTGTGATGCGCCTCTGTTGTTGTGT belongs to Deltaproteobacteria bacterium and includes:
- a CDS encoding cytochrome c; this translates as MAIKNIFFAAICGFLLSITLHLALVLAQAKLPKELTGGETLFNKNCALCHGQAGIGANNGPPLVHKIYEPNHHADEAFYRAVQNGVIAHHWTFGNMPPLPNISRDKLEQIIQYIRWLQKQAGIF
- a CDS encoding ATP-dependent 6-phosphofructokinase encodes the protein MKIGILTGGGDCPGLNAVIRAVVKKAVNYGYEVIGIKDGWKGLVEIDTVPLDTKAASGILPRGGTILGTSRTNPFKSPEMAEKVVNNIKKLGLDALIAVGGDDTLGVAAKLYKQGIKTIGVPKTIDNDLSGTDFTFGFDTAISIVTEALDRLHTTTEAHHRAMVVEVMGRHAGWIAVYGGLAGGADMILIPEKPFEVKDVADIVRKRARQGRGFSIIVVAEGAVPKGIEGYITKDAKKDAFGHAMLGGIGEFLAKEIEKATGVESRHVVLGHLQRGGGPTAHDRILATRYGVRAVECINEGNFGTMVALQGNKIVAIPLEEGVKQTKTVDMDIYKVAEVFFG